The window CTGGCCTGTCGCAACGCCCTGCGCAAACAGGGGTGCCTGGCTGTGTGGTCAGCTGAGCCGTGTAAGAAATTCGAGCAGCTCTTGATGGACTGCGGCTTCCATGTACGGCGTTTCCGGGTCCCCGCCTATAAGGGGAGGAAAGCACAGTCACGTTTTGTATGGGTCGCTTCGGAGGACAAGAGTATCCTCCCCCCCGGTGGCGGCGAGCCGCACCTGCCGGTCAGATACGAGTCAAGGGGAGGCCGCAGACTGCCCCGGGAGATACACTAGCCTCGGACGTCTGGAGTGTCTGCTCCCCGGTACGGGGTATAGTCACAGTAAATGTAAATGTTGGGAGACATCATAAAACGATATGGCATTTCTTGCGGAGCTGAAACAACGAACACGTCATCTCAAGTCAGAGAGCTTTGCTCTTTTCCTTGCTGCGCGTGACCCGGGAACACCATGGTATGCAAAACTCCTTGTGGCCGGCATCGTCGCCTATGCCTTCAGCCCCATTGATTTGATC is drawn from Candidatus Scalindua sp. and contains these coding sequences:
- a CDS encoding YkvA family protein, which codes for MAFLAELKQRTRHLKSESFALFLAARDPGTPWYAKLLVAGIVAYAFSPIDLIPDFVPVLGYLDDLILIPTGIALAIKLVPHSVLAECRARAQDTLQNGNTKPAI